A stretch of DNA from Manihot esculenta cultivar AM560-2 chromosome 7, M.esculenta_v8, whole genome shotgun sequence:
TTGGGTACTTTCCAGATGAttcaaggaaaaagaagaatccTTATTCAGAAGATTTGAATTTAGAGGGAGGAAGGAGTAACAAGCAGTCTGCAGTTTGTACTGAATCAACTGTAAGTTCAGCAGATTTTGATACAATATTGCTGAACTGTGGACAAAGTGAATCTGCACTTCGTGAAGCTTTGCAGAATGAAAAAAGCAAGAATGTGCAGCAGAATGGACAGATAAAAGGGTCTGGTGGTGGAAAGGGTCGAGGTAAGAAACACGGAGGTAAAAGGAATGTAGTGGATTTGAGAACACTTTTGACCCTTTGTGCACAAGCTGTTGCGGCAGATGATCGTAGGAATGCAAATGATCTGCTGAAGCAAATCAGACAGAATGCTTCTTCTACAGGCGATGGGATGCAGAGAGTAGCCCACATTTTTGCTGATGGCCTTGAGGCACGCATGGCTGGCTCAGGAACCCAGATTTACAAAGCATTTATGAGAAAGCATACATCAGCTTCTGATGTCTTGAAAGCCTACCATCTGTTTCTTGCAGCATGTCCTTTTAGGAAGCTGTCCAATTTCTTCTCAAATAAAACAATTATGAATGTGGCTCAAAATGCAAGAAAACTACATATTGTTGATTTTGGAATTCTTTATGGTTTCCAATGGCCTTGCCTTATTCAGCGTCTCTCATCTAGGCCGGGTGGACCTCCCAAGCTTCGAATTACTGGGGTTGATTTTCCACATCCAGGTTTCCGACCAGCAGTAAGGGTCGAGGAGACAGGACGCCGCTTGTCAAACTATGCAAAAACTTTCAATGTTCCATTTGAGTTTAATGCTATAGCACAGAAGTGGGATACAATCAAAATCGAGGATCTCAGGATAGATAAAGATGAGGTTCTTGTTGTGAACTGTCTGTACCGTTTAAGAAACCTACTGGATGAGACTGTGGTGGTGGAAAGTCCAAGAAATACTGTTCTCAATCTGATCAGGGAGATGAACCCGGATGTTTTCATTACCGGGATTGTAAATGGAGCGTACAGCGCTCCATTTTTTATCACACGATTCCGAGAGGCTCTCTTCCACTACACAACTCTGTTTGATATGCTGGAGACTAATGTGCCTCGAGAAATCCCGGAGAGGATGCTGATTGAGAGAGATATTTTTGGATGGGAAGCAATGAATGTCATTGCATGTGAAGGTGCTGAGAGGATTGAGAGGCCAGAGACATACAAGCAGTGGCAGGTTCGTGCTTTAAGAGCTGGGTTTAGGCAGCTACCATTGGACCGGGAGATCTTCGCAGCAGCAAAAGAGAAGGTAAATGCACTATACCATAAAGATTTTGTGATTGACGAAGATAGCCAGTGGTTGCTCCAAGGATGGAAGGGTCGGATTATTTATGCACTCTCTTCATGGAAGCCTGATTCTTAAAATGTGCTCCTCTTCATATCAGTAGACAGGATCATAAGGTTCGACTTGTGGCCTGTTTACTACCCACATGCAATGATGGTTTCTATCATGAATTTCTGAATCAATAACTTTAAGGTAAAGGCACTTGGCCTCCTCACCGAGCCATTGTTTTTCTACGTAATGGCCATAAGAACTTGAAAACTCACTGTTTTTACTCATTTGCTGAGCAGGACATTGGCAGTGGATTGTTTTCTGTTGCTGATTATGATGCTATACAATGGCAATTCTTCAGTTGcatgcagcagcagcagcaattGTCAATTTGATAAGGTGAAAGATTCATCTGATCTACATGAAGCCCGGTTCTTGTATCATGGTAAATATATGAATGCAGGAAAAGGAAAGGGAAGAAAGAAAGGAATGGTACCTGAACCCTCCTCTCTCATGGTTTCAACAGAAGCAATTCTAAATTAATGCTTATTTTTAGGGTAGTTAATAGTGATTCAAAATTAATGCAGTATTGGACTGGCTGTTCTTTTACTTGAAAATTTTGTTGCAAAAGAGGTCATCTTCATGGCTATGGCATTAACTTTCAAGCAGACCTTGTATAGAATCTATCAACTTCAGTAATGTTTTCCTTGTTTATCAGTAACTCTCATGCTTGTGTTTTTGGGCAAAGGCTCATCTGCAGTCATAGTATGCtgcttgctttttcttttttttttttttcccggtAGGCATTCAGGGGAGAGGAAGGAATCGAAGTCTGGTTATCAGTAACTCTCATACAACCTTTAGTTATTAGTCTAATAATAATTACACAGGTCTTTGTTTTAGTAAGCTTGAATTATGGAATCCATTGTCGTCGTCAGGTTTAGGATACCAGGTTTTCACCCAGGCGACCCGGGTTGAAATCCCGGCAATGGAAATTCCTTCGTTCTGTTTGCTTTATTGCTCGAGTGAACAACCGTGTTAGGGTTGAGGATGATGACCCGTATTCtttttattaacataacatCAAATTACACTTTACATTTGATGAAATTACTGATCACATGTGAAAGAAACAGAACTTCAATGTAATATTCATTCTAGATTCAAAAAatccttattttctttttcatgtaTTATTTTCTAGCTTCACAATTACACACTCTACAATCTATAAGGGTGAGGAAGAACACTCTACAAAAATCTGGCTTAAAAAAATCAACACCACCCCCACACTCACTTTCATTATTGGCACACTggcaaaaaaatttcatattacaCACTCCCACCTCTTTACAAGCTTATCGTGGCAGCATTCTCCATTTACAGTATTTAACTTGATGTTAGAGAGCTAAGGGATTGTCACCGAATGTGAGTTCGTCCTAACGACCAAAGCCCTGTATCTTTTACTGGTGTCTGaaaacaaacaacaacataaaACAGTTTCAATGGAAGCAGCTGGGGAGACTGTAACCAGTAAAAATTGGAGCATCATGCTGCTGGACTTACCGGCGTTTTAACGGATGGGAATACATTCCAAAACCGAAGAGTCTCATCTCCTGCTCCAGTAACAATTGTCTGCATAACAATCAAGGAACATGATTCTATTATGCACATGATTATGATCATAGAAATTCACAACAATGTATAATGCCTTGGAGGCTTGACATATTACCTGGCCATCAGGTGACATTGCAAGATAGAGTACTCGCAGGCTATGGCCAGTTAGAGTTGCAACCTGACATAAGCCAAGAAAACATAGATTAGTTCTCTGCTGTAGGATTGTGTATAGATGGATTTATTTTGGACAACTTTGGCAAAATAGTTACATACCTTTGCCATTGATGGATATTTCCACACCATGATTTGATTCTGGGAGTAACCATGGGTGCTGACAAGCTCATTCACATTCTTGCTCCATGCTAGATTACACACCTGAAGTTGAAAAAACATTGAAATTTTGGTAAGCAGATGGGGTCTCCAGGAGAAGATAACCTGTTGAAGAACATGAAGTGAAAGTGGGAAAGCAAAGaagaagcagaaacctgactccCAGTGTCAACATGGTTTAATTGATGACCATTGGTTGTGTTCCAAAAACGAATACATCTATCTGCAGTTCCACCTCCAGATGCAAGAAGACCATTCTGATGGGGTGACCATGCAATGGCTTTGACAGCAGCTGTGTGCTCGGTAAGTTTTAAAATTGGCTGCTGAGAATGCTGGTTCCATACCAGGAGctgaaaatcaatcaaacaGTTAGTACTCCATAATCAGGCAATTGGACACTGAAATTGATATAAAAGCCATGCAATAACCATTACCTGATTATCATTTCCACCTGAAGCAAGTTCTCTGTCATCATGAGACCATTTTAAGCCACACACCTACAACGAAGAAAAAGGAATAGATTACCTCTCGTATTATTATATATGCCAGTCCGTTCAATTTCAAAGAATTCCCAGTTCAATTTCAAAGTGTTGGGAATTCAAGTCATGGTTGCTGAACAGATTAATCATTCAATGTAATTGAAACTGTCCTTTTTTACCTCAGATTTATGACCAACAAGCTTGCTAACATAGTCATTTGAAACACGAAGATCATGCTGGAGTATGTTCCTGTCTCTGCTTCCTGATGACAATATGCGAGAATTCCATGCCAAAACTCCAGTTCTCGTTTGATGGCCGGCCATAGTTCGCACCTTCTTGCACTGAGTTCCATCCCATACCTGAACAAGAGTCAACATCCTTATTACATATCTCAAGCCATTAATAGCCTGTGAATTGAACCGTTAAGCATCATATAATTAGATGTTAAGCTGGGCCAAAAAAACTAGACTTTTATGGCTACCTGAACTTGACCGAGATAAGTGCCAATTGATATGTATGAGCCCTCCCGAGTCCATTGCACAGAGCACACACTGTCATGAGGTCCCAGGTCACACAACTTTGTAACCTGAGAACAGGAAGATGAAGAAATTAAACACCTTAAAGAGACCAATTTTAGATTTAGACAATGCAAAGGTGGAATTTTTCTGTTTGCTAAGGACAAGAAATATCAAACTTACTTTGCTATTTGATGCAGTCCACAGataaacacaagtacccaaccCAACTGCAAGTACATTCTGTGAGGACCAATCCACAAGATTCAAGTAGAAGTCATCTTGAAGTGATGGGGCATCTAAAACCTGAAGCAATTTCCTATtcaaaattagaaattttaaccttcaaaagatcagaAACGCCAAGGAAGCTTGCTCCTCTTACCTTATGTGGTGTCTTGGGGACTTTTCGTGGTGGCTTAGGAGGTGTAGAAGCCTCACTAGAAATCCCACTATCATATCCCAAGATTGAAGGAGAGTATGGAGAATTAGGCCCTGATTGATCAGTCTTAAACCTCAACATATTTTTGCTAGGGCTGCTCAAAGCAGAACCCCCTTGAACACCTGCAGGAGAAGAAAACGAAGAAAAATCAGACCCAAAAAGCTCTGATTTCAACAACCTTGAGTAGGCCTCATTGCCTCCTTCTTTAACGGGAGACCCCTTCTCTACAAGCCCAAAAGTGTGAAGCCTTGAAGATGATCTACAAGGTATGAATCTATCACTACAATTGGAAGATTTAGACGGTGATGACAGGCTTGATAATGCTCGAGGTGATGATACACACGTTATAGCTCGAACAGAACCCGGAAAGGTATCCAATCGCAGAGAAGTTTCAGTCATCCCAGAAGGGAGGTTGAGGCCACTCTTTCTTCTTGGTGGCGAATCCATGTTTTGGGGAATTTTGTATGATAATTTTGAGCTACTGGGACTAATTTTGAGCTATGGAGATTAATGGTTCTCAGATTTCTGCTGAGAGAGGGAGAGATTGAAACGGAAAAGACCTCTCTTTGTGGAAGCAAAGAGAGGGCTTTTCAATGGAGGTTTTGGTGGGGTTTTGCTGCTTTCTTTCTTGTGCGTGTGGAAGAAGATTTGCAACGGTCAAATTCGAGAGGAGGAGGAGCGGGGAGGTTTTGGGAAAGAGGAGAAATTGTAGATTTTTGAAATTGCATTTTATATGGTGACGTGGTTAGGTTTGGATTCTA
This window harbors:
- the LOC110619143 gene encoding scarecrow-like protein 9, with the translated sequence MVMDRSLKGLYGSVSGLKLNDEILSVLSGQNLVNGSNLDNCLVSQNYANVPSLLPDLTLTPNSSISSSSKSQIGDSHEDFDFSDVVLKYISEMLMEEDIEEKTCMFQESSTALQAAEKSLYELIGEKYPPSPNCESASELDQNHKSSDQNPDSNYVNYTSSSSCSSGSNLVDPGLNCNLSEYNPLRYVSQSASQSSHSSGNSTGAGVDWFVDSPASTISEIFSDSESIMQFRKGFEEASKFIPNGSLFIDLESNGLFLKDLNEESKDVAVKVEEKQEIGYFPDDSRKKKNPYSEDLNLEGGRSNKQSAVCTESTVSSADFDTILLNCGQSESALREALQNEKSKNVQQNGQIKGSGGGKGRGKKHGGKRNVVDLRTLLTLCAQAVAADDRRNANDLLKQIRQNASSTGDGMQRVAHIFADGLEARMAGSGTQIYKAFMRKHTSASDVLKAYHLFLAACPFRKLSNFFSNKTIMNVAQNARKLHIVDFGILYGFQWPCLIQRLSSRPGGPPKLRITGVDFPHPGFRPAVRVEETGRRLSNYAKTFNVPFEFNAIAQKWDTIKIEDLRIDKDEVLVVNCLYRLRNLLDETVVVESPRNTVLNLIREMNPDVFITGIVNGAYSAPFFITRFREALFHYTTLFDMLETNVPREIPERMLIERDIFGWEAMNVIACEGAERIERPETYKQWQVRALRAGFRQLPLDREIFAAAKEKVNALYHKDFVIDEDSQWLLQGWKGRIIYALSSWKPDS
- the LOC110619144 gene encoding protein FIZZY-RELATED 3 — protein: MDSPPRRKSGLNLPSGMTETSLRLDTFPGSVRAITCVSSPRALSSLSSPSKSSNCSDRFIPCRSSSRLHTFGLVEKGSPVKEGGNEAYSRLLKSELFGSDFSSFSSPAGVQGGSALSSPSKNMLRFKTDQSGPNSPYSPSILGYDSGISSEASTPPKPPRKVPKTPHKVLDAPSLQDDFYLNLVDWSSQNVLAVGLGTCVYLWTASNSKVTKLCDLGPHDSVCSVQWTREGSYISIGTYLGQVQVWDGTQCKKVRTMAGHQTRTGVLAWNSRILSSGSRDRNILQHDLRVSNDYVSKLVGHKSEVCGLKWSHDDRELASGGNDNQLLVWNQHSQQPILKLTEHTAAVKAIAWSPHQNGLLASGGGTADRCIRFWNTTNGHQLNHVDTGSQVCNLAWSKNVNELVSTHGYSQNQIMVWKYPSMAKVATLTGHSLRVLYLAMSPDGQTIVTGAGDETLRFWNVFPSVKTPTPVKDTGLWSLGRTHIR